The following nucleotide sequence is from Pseudobutyrivibrio ruminis HUN009.
TTGTGTAGCGTGATGTTCTAACATAAACTGTAGCAACTGGCTTATTCCAAAGAGTTCCCAGGCCGCCCCAGCTAATTGTCATTGTATTAAATCTATCTTTATCTCCCGCAGTAAGCAATGCCCACTTTTTATCGTACTGCTCAAAAATGTTTGTATTAAACTCCATAAGTAATTATCCTCCTTTTATTGTACGCAATTAATATAACAATAGTACTGTTTTATTGCTAATAATTCTAGGTGAGAACTGCAATTTTAATAATTTCTTTATAATCGCAGTTATTAAATAGGAGTTATGTATCATTTCAAAGATAATGATGTCTTACGCCATTGTAGTTCAAAGTATTTAGCTATTTTACTGCTTAATCCATAGATATAAATCTATTTTTGAAAATCAAAAGTATTAAAATACATTATATTTAATTTTTAATACCATAATTGCCCTTTAAAGCATATATTCAAAATGCCCCTAAGTATTAAAATTCAATAATTACTGAATTTAATACCTTAGAGGCATCTTTTCTTCCACATTATTTATTGATTGTATAATAACAAAATCTCAGCAAGTATTAAAACGAAAAAAATAACAAATTTAATACTTTTGCCCAACAAATCCCAAGAATTCCAAGCAAAAAACTTATTTGCAAAGCTCAGCAACAATCATATTGATGGCTTTTCCGTCTGCCTTGCCCTTAAGAGCTGGCATTACTTCCTTCATGATTGCGCCCTTATTCTTTGAAGCAAGCACCTCTGCGAAGTTTGCCTGAAGGAATGCGCGAATCTCATCCTCGCTCATCATTGTTGGAGCATACTCTTTGATTACATCATATCTAAACTGGTACTCTTCCTTTAAATCTGTTCTCTCAGCTGGGCATGTGTCGAGCTGCTCCTTTGCTGTCTTTAATGACTTGAGAATAACCTGATCTACCAAATCATCTGCAATGTTATCTCTAGTGCCAGCGTCGATAGCGGCCTTCTTTACATCAGAAACCAATGAAGAAATGGCATCTTTTCTTGCCTTATCTCTTGCCTTCATTGCTGCAACCATGTCTTTTTGTAATGTTTCAAACTGCATTTTCATTATCCTCCTCTAATCTATTACCTAGATTATAGTCCTTATCAATGCGTAAATCCATGGCGCAATTACAGAAATCTGATGAAACCACCTTGCCATCATCTATTCGGATGATGTGATTGAAAAAAAGGCGAGGCCTCAGCCTCGCCTAATCAAAATCCTGTTCTACATCAGCAATAGCGCATTTGCCACAAACCTGGCCGACGAATTCTTCCATGTAGAAAAACTCGCCATCAAAATAGGAATCAAATTCCTTAATGGCGCCAGCCAACGTAAATGCCTTGCCGCAATCCTTGCATTTCCTCATAAGTGACATGGCCACTTCGTCATCCTCTACTTCGTAGTCGTCGTGTTCCATGTCGCAGTCTTCATAGCCCTCCAGCTTATGAGTAGTTAAATATTCATCCGATGGCTTAAGCTCTCCATCTATCTCTGAAAAAAATCCCATAAATATTTATATCTCCATTCTTTCTACATCCAATTATAATCGCCACCGGTGACAGCTAATGAAAGAAGTGCGTCCATACGCTCAACCTCTTCTTCGCCTCTAACAACCTGCAAAAGCTTTGCTGTTTCCTTGACCACTGGCATTGGCTCATCTGGACCGATTTCCATATCTGGCTCCTTGCCACAGTAAGGACAAACCAAACTAGGACCAACCTGAACTGATAAAAATCTGTTTGCACATTCAGAGCATTCATAAAAGCCTGCTAATTCTGTGCCATCTGGAACATAATACATAAAACTATCCTCTCAATCTATTCATGTAATTCTAGTGGTAATCCATCTGGATCAAAAAAGAATGTCATTTTTTTATTTGTAAATTCATCAGTCCTGATGGGCTCGCATTCGATTCCAATGGCATTCAATCCATTTACCGTAT
It contains:
- a CDS encoding GatB/YqeY domain-containing protein — translated: MQFETLQKDMVAAMKARDKARKDAISSLVSDVKKAAIDAGTRDNIADDLVDQVILKSLKTAKEQLDTCPAERTDLKEEYQFRYDVIKEYAPTMMSEDEIRAFLQANFAEVLASKNKGAIMKEVMPALKGKADGKAINMIVAELCK